The proteins below come from a single Parageobacillus thermoglucosidasius genomic window:
- a CDS encoding D-alanyl-D-alanine carboxypeptidase family protein, which produces MKKQLIRLLLFASVFLFTISSYVHAEEKKSTARGIELANEARSAILIERDTGAVLYEKNANEKLPPASMTKIMTMLLIMEAIDKGELSYKEKVRASEYAASMGGSQIFLEPGEEMTVDELLRGIAIGSGNDASVALAERIAGSEEAFVEMMNKKAKELGLKNTSFQNATGLPAKGHYSSAHDMAIMARELLKYEDITKYTSKYEDYLRENTDKKFWLVNTNRLVKFYPGVDGLKTGFTSEAKYCLTATAKKNGMRVIAVVFGAPTPKERNAQITRMLDYAFSQYKTHPVLKRNEVVAHANVSKGKKKTVALVTSEPISVLTKKGQSVNKIEKVIKVNKNAKAPIKKGDELGVLILKQDGKELLRSPIVAKENVAEASWWDLFKRTLQNFTKSA; this is translated from the coding sequence ATGAAGAAGCAATTGATTCGTTTACTTCTTTTTGCATCTGTTTTTTTATTTACTATTTCTTCTTATGTCCATGCGGAAGAAAAAAAGTCAACAGCGCGCGGAATTGAACTTGCCAATGAGGCAAGGTCTGCGATTTTAATTGAGCGTGATACCGGGGCTGTGCTATATGAAAAAAACGCTAATGAAAAGCTGCCGCCGGCCAGCATGACAAAAATCATGACAATGCTTCTCATTATGGAGGCGATTGATAAAGGAGAGCTTTCTTATAAGGAAAAAGTCCGGGCGAGCGAATACGCTGCCTCCATGGGCGGATCACAAATTTTTTTGGAACCTGGCGAAGAAATGACGGTGGATGAACTGTTGCGCGGCATTGCGATCGGCTCGGGCAATGACGCGTCGGTGGCCCTGGCGGAACGAATCGCCGGATCGGAAGAAGCGTTTGTCGAGATGATGAATAAAAAAGCGAAGGAGCTTGGGTTGAAAAACACTTCGTTTCAAAACGCGACAGGGCTGCCTGCCAAAGGGCATTACAGCAGCGCGCATGACATGGCGATAATGGCGCGCGAATTGCTAAAATACGAAGATATTACGAAGTATACGAGCAAATACGAGGATTATTTGCGGGAAAACACTGATAAAAAATTTTGGCTTGTGAATACGAACCGGCTCGTTAAATTTTATCCCGGAGTGGACGGTTTAAAAACCGGATTTACAAGCGAAGCGAAATACTGCTTAACAGCGACAGCGAAAAAGAACGGAATGCGTGTCATTGCCGTCGTATTTGGGGCGCCGACGCCAAAGGAACGCAATGCGCAAATTACAAGGATGCTTGATTATGCGTTCAGTCAATATAAAACACATCCAGTCTTGAAACGGAATGAAGTGGTTGCCCATGCCAATGTTAGCAAAGGAAAGAAAAAAACGGTTGCGCTTGTTACTTCAGAGCCAATTTCTGTATTGACGAAAAAAGGGCAATCTGTAAACAAGATAGAAAAAGTGATTAAAGTGAACAAAAACGCCAAAGCGCCAATTAAAAAAGGAGACGAGCTTGGCGTCCTGATTTTGAAACAAGATGGAAAAGAATTGCTTCGCAGTCCAATCGTCGCAAAAGAAAATGTCGCAGAAGCAAGCTGGTGGGATTTGTTTAAACGGACATTGCAAAATTTTACGAAATCCGCATAA
- a CDS encoding YqzK family protein, which produces MKTVWQMIKVFLLFTGCTLLFYYSLIWFNREYENYHRYDEPQGSAVEVSTTENPSFEWMDRLLLFYRNGE; this is translated from the coding sequence ATGAAAACGGTATGGCAGATGATAAAAGTATTTCTTTTATTTACGGGGTGCACGCTTTTATTTTATTATAGTCTTATATGGTTCAACCGAGAATACGAGAATTACCACCGCTATGATGAGCCGCAAGGATCAGCAGTGGAAGTGTCGACAACGGAAAACCCGTCATTCGAATGGATGGATCGGTTACTACTTTTTTATCGCAATGGGGAGTAG
- a CDS encoding purine-nucleoside phosphorylase, with protein MNKQAIEKAARYLQEQFPAPPRIGLILGSGLGVLADEIEQAVKIPYEQIPEFPVSTVEGHAGRLVYGQLEGATVVAMQGRFHYYEGYRLDQITFPVRVMKALGVKELIVTNAAGGVNERFQPGDLMIIADHINNMGVNPLIGPNDPELGVRFPDMTEAYSRRLRALAKHVAKQLDIPVQEGVYVANSGPSYETPAEIRMIRAIGGDAVGMSTVPEVIVARHAQMEVLGISCISNMAAGILDQPLTHDEVIETTERVKANFLRLVKGIIAEMAKQ; from the coding sequence ATGAATAAACAAGCGATTGAAAAAGCTGCCCGTTATTTGCAAGAACAATTTCCGGCGCCTCCCCGCATCGGTTTAATCCTCGGTTCGGGCCTTGGCGTTCTTGCCGATGAAATTGAACAGGCAGTGAAAATTCCGTATGAGCAAATTCCAGAGTTTCCTGTGTCCACGGTCGAAGGACATGCCGGCCGGCTTGTTTACGGCCAGCTTGAAGGAGCGACCGTTGTCGCTATGCAAGGCCGTTTTCATTATTATGAAGGGTACCGCTTGGATCAAATCACATTCCCAGTCCGCGTGATGAAAGCACTTGGCGTCAAAGAGCTGATCGTAACAAACGCGGCAGGAGGCGTGAATGAACGTTTTCAGCCGGGGGATTTAATGATTATTGCGGACCATATCAATAATATGGGGGTCAACCCGTTAATCGGTCCAAATGATCCCGAGCTTGGTGTCCGCTTTCCGGATATGACGGAAGCCTATAGCAGACGTTTGCGCGCGTTGGCGAAACATGTGGCAAAACAGCTTGATATTCCGGTTCAAGAAGGTGTTTATGTGGCCAACAGCGGGCCTTCTTACGAAACACCAGCGGAAATCCGCATGATTCGCGCGATTGGCGGGGATGCGGTCGGCATGTCGACGGTGCCTGAAGTGATTGTTGCGCGCCATGCGCAAATGGAAGTGTTAGGGATTTCGTGCATCTCGAATATGGCGGCCGGGATTTTAGATCAGCCGCTTACCCACGATGAAGTCATTGAAACGACGGAACGAGTGAAAGCCAACTTTTTACGGCTTGTCAAGGGAATTATCGCAGAAATGGCGAAACAATAA
- a CDS encoding pyrimidine-nucleoside phosphorylase: MRMVDLIAKKRDGYELSKEEIDFIIRGYTNGDIPDYQMSAFAMAVFFRGMTEEETAALTMAMVRSGDVIDLSKIEGMKVDKHSTGGVGDTTTLVLGPLVASVGVPVAKMSGRGLGHTGGTIDKLESVPGFHVEIDNEQFIELVNKNKIAIIGQTGNLTPADKKLYALRDVTATVDSIPLIASSIMSKKIAAGADAIVLDVKTGAGAFMKDFAGAKQLATAMVEIGKRVGRKTMAVISDMSQPLGYAVGNALEVKEAIDTLKGKGPEDLQELCLTLGSYMVYLAEKASSLEEARALLEASIREGKALETFKVFLSAQGGDASVVDDPTKLPQAKYRWELEAPEDGYVAEIVADEVGTAAMLLGAGRATKEATIDLSVGLVLHKKVGDAVKKGESLVTIYSNTENIEEVKQKLAKSIRLSSIPVAKPTLIYETIS; the protein is encoded by the coding sequence ATGAGAATGGTCGATTTAATTGCGAAAAAACGGGATGGTTATGAGCTTTCAAAAGAAGAAATTGATTTTATCATCCGCGGTTACACGAACGGCGACATTCCTGATTATCAAATGAGCGCATTCGCGATGGCGGTGTTTTTCCGCGGCATGACAGAAGAAGAAACGGCGGCGCTAACGATGGCGATGGTCCGCTCCGGAGATGTCATCGATTTATCGAAAATCGAAGGAATGAAAGTTGACAAGCATTCAACGGGTGGCGTCGGCGATACGACGACGCTTGTGTTAGGGCCGCTTGTTGCGTCTGTCGGCGTGCCTGTCGCAAAAATGTCGGGGAGAGGGCTTGGACATACCGGCGGGACCATTGATAAATTAGAGTCCGTTCCAGGGTTTCATGTGGAAATCGATAACGAGCAATTTATTGAGCTTGTGAATAAAAACAAAATCGCGATTATCGGCCAGACAGGCAATTTAACGCCAGCCGATAAAAAGCTGTATGCGCTCCGTGACGTTACGGCGACGGTGGACAGCATTCCACTGATCGCTTCGTCGATTATGAGCAAAAAAATTGCCGCTGGCGCTGACGCGATTGTGTTGGATGTGAAAACGGGAGCCGGCGCGTTTATGAAAGATTTTGCAGGAGCGAAACAGCTGGCAACAGCGATGGTGGAAATCGGCAAGCGTGTCGGCCGGAAAACGATGGCGGTTATTTCCGACATGAGCCAGCCGCTCGGATACGCTGTTGGAAACGCGCTCGAAGTGAAAGAAGCGATTGATACGCTTAAAGGAAAAGGGCCAGAAGATTTACAAGAACTATGTTTGACGCTTGGAAGCTATATGGTATATTTGGCGGAAAAAGCATCTTCATTAGAGGAAGCGCGCGCGCTGTTAGAAGCGTCGATTCGGGAAGGAAAAGCGTTAGAAACGTTCAAAGTGTTTCTCAGCGCGCAAGGCGGCGACGCATCGGTTGTCGATGATCCAACGAAACTGCCGCAAGCGAAATACCGATGGGAGCTTGAAGCCCCGGAAGATGGGTATGTCGCGGAAATTGTCGCTGACGAAGTCGGGACGGCTGCGATGCTGCTTGGAGCCGGGCGGGCGACAAAAGAAGCAACGATCGATCTTTCTGTCGGCCTCGTCTTGCACAAAAAGGTCGGCGATGCGGTGAAAAAAGGCGAATCGCTTGTGACGATTTACAGCAATACGGAAAATATTGAAGAAGTCAAACAAAAGCTTGCCAAAAGCATTCGCCTCTCCTCCATTCCTGTTGCCAAGCCGACGCTTATATACGAAACCATTTCATAA
- the deoB gene encoding phosphopentomutase: MGHTYKRVFLIVMDSVGIGAAPDAEKYNDHGADTLGHIAEHRGGLHMPNMAKLGLSNIREIKGIPKAEKPLAYYTKMQEASAGKDTMTGHWEIMGLIIDKPFQVFPNGFPKELINELEKRTGRKVIGNKPASGTAIIEELGKEHMETGAIIVYTSADSVLQIAAHEEIVPLEELYHICQIARELTLDEKYMVGRVIARPFIGTPGNFQRTANRHDYALKPFGRTVMNELKDAGYEVIAIGKISDIYDNEGVTTSLRTKSNMDGMDKLVDTLKMDFTGLSFVNLVDFDAMYGHRRDPKGYGDALEEFDARLSDVFPLLKHDDLLIITADHGNDPVHHGTDHTREYVPLLVYSPSMSGGKALPLRETFADVGATIADNFQVKMPPHGTSFLADLIGGSNHE; encoded by the coding sequence ATGGGCCATACATACAAACGGGTTTTTTTGATTGTCATGGACTCCGTCGGCATTGGCGCGGCGCCAGATGCCGAAAAATATAATGATCACGGGGCGGATACGCTTGGCCACATCGCCGAGCATCGCGGCGGGCTGCACATGCCGAATATGGCAAAGCTCGGCTTAAGCAACATTCGCGAAATCAAAGGCATTCCAAAAGCGGAAAAACCGCTTGCTTATTATACGAAAATGCAAGAAGCATCCGCGGGAAAAGATACGATGACCGGTCACTGGGAAATTATGGGGCTTATTATTGACAAACCATTTCAAGTGTTCCCCAACGGATTTCCAAAAGAACTGATCAACGAATTGGAAAAACGGACGGGCCGGAAAGTCATCGGCAACAAACCGGCAAGCGGTACGGCGATTATCGAGGAGCTTGGCAAAGAACATATGGAAACAGGGGCAATCATCGTTTATACTTCGGCGGACTCCGTGTTGCAAATCGCTGCACATGAAGAAATTGTGCCGCTGGAGGAACTTTACCATATTTGCCAAATCGCCCGCGAATTGACGCTTGATGAAAAATATATGGTCGGCCGTGTCATTGCGCGCCCGTTCATCGGCACGCCGGGCAATTTTCAACGTACGGCAAACCGGCATGACTATGCGTTAAAACCGTTCGGCCGCACGGTCATGAACGAATTGAAAGACGCCGGGTATGAAGTGATCGCGATCGGAAAAATTTCCGATATTTACGATAATGAAGGAGTTACAACATCGCTGCGGACAAAATCCAATATGGACGGAATGGATAAATTGGTTGACACGCTGAAAATGGACTTTACAGGACTCAGCTTTGTTAATCTCGTTGACTTTGATGCGATGTACGGGCATCGCCGCGATCCGAAAGGATACGGGGATGCGCTTGAGGAATTTGACGCCCGTCTTTCCGACGTGTTTCCGCTTTTGAAACATGACGATTTGCTTATTATCACAGCTGACCATGGAAATGACCCGGTTCACCACGGTACGGATCATACACGCGAGTATGTGCCGCTGCTTGTCTATAGCCCAAGCATGAGCGGCGGAAAAGCGTTGCCGCTTCGCGAAACATTTGCCGATGTCGGCGCAACGATCGCTGATAATTTCCAAGTGAAGATGCCGCCGCACGGAACAAGCTTTTTAGCCGATTTGATAGGGGGATCCAATCATGAATAA
- the spoIIAA gene encoding anti-sigma F factor antagonist: MNKGENIVSLMMDFEVKQDVLIIRLSGELDHHTAEELREKVTDVLESASIRHIVLNLEHLTFMDSSGLGVILGRYKQIKKLGGEMIVCSISPTVKRLFDMSGLFKIIRLENDEQFALQTLGVA, encoded by the coding sequence ATGAACAAGGGGGAAAACATAGTGAGCCTGATGATGGACTTTGAAGTAAAACAAGATGTTTTGATCATCCGGCTTTCCGGAGAACTTGATCATCATACGGCCGAAGAGCTTCGCGAAAAAGTGACGGATGTGCTGGAAAGCGCATCGATCCGCCACATTGTGCTGAATTTAGAACATTTGACATTTATGGATAGTTCCGGGCTTGGCGTCATTTTAGGGCGCTACAAACAAATAAAAAAACTCGGCGGGGAAATGATCGTATGTTCGATTTCGCCGACGGTGAAACGGCTGTTTGACATGTCGGGGCTGTTTAAAATTATTCGTTTAGAAAACGATGAACAATTCGCGCTGCAGACATTGGGGGTGGCGTGA
- a CDS encoding aldo/keto reductase, whose amino-acid sequence MKKRRIGLSDLYVSEIGLGCMSLGTDEQKAIRIIHEALERGINYLDTADLYDRGLNEEFVGKAIKGKRDQVILATKVGNRWEEGKDGWFWDPSKKYIKSEVKESLRRLQTDYIDLYQLHGGTIDDPIDETIEAFEELKQEGVIRYYGISSIRPNVIREYVKRSNIVSVMMQYSLLDRRPEEWFPLLSEHHISVIARGPVAKGLLTERPLEAASDAVKENGYLDYTYEELQTLIPKLKAKTAGHRSFTATALQFCLYDPVVAAAIPGASSIEQIIENINAASAPRLTKEEYEWLRQHTKASVYNMHR is encoded by the coding sequence ATGAAAAAACGGCGCATCGGTTTGTCAGATTTATATGTCAGCGAAATCGGGCTCGGCTGCATGTCGCTTGGCACGGACGAGCAGAAAGCGATCCGCATTATTCATGAAGCGCTCGAACGCGGCATTAACTATTTGGACACGGCCGATCTTTACGACCGCGGATTAAATGAAGAATTTGTCGGAAAGGCGATCAAAGGGAAACGCGATCAAGTCATACTGGCAACAAAAGTCGGCAACCGCTGGGAAGAGGGAAAAGACGGATGGTTTTGGGACCCGTCCAAAAAATACATTAAATCGGAAGTAAAAGAAAGCCTGCGCCGTCTGCAAACAGACTACATCGACTTATATCAGCTCCACGGCGGCACGATTGATGACCCGATCGATGAAACGATTGAAGCGTTTGAAGAGCTAAAACAAGAAGGGGTCATCCGCTATTACGGCATTTCTTCGATTCGTCCGAACGTCATTCGCGAATATGTAAAACGGTCGAACATCGTCAGTGTCATGATGCAATACAGCTTGCTCGACCGCCGCCCTGAAGAATGGTTTCCGCTGCTAAGCGAACATCACATCAGTGTCATCGCCCGCGGACCTGTCGCGAAAGGATTGCTGACAGAGCGGCCGTTAGAGGCGGCAAGCGATGCTGTTAAAGAAAACGGTTATCTTGATTATACATACGAAGAATTGCAAACACTGATTCCAAAGCTAAAAGCAAAAACAGCCGGACATCGTTCATTCACAGCAACGGCGCTGCAGTTTTGCTTATATGATCCGGTCGTCGCCGCCGCCATTCCAGGGGCAAGCAGCATCGAACAGATCATCGAAAACATAAACGCCGCTTCCGCCCCACGTTTAACCAAGGAAGAATATGAGTGGCTCCGCCAGCATACGAAAGCTTCAGTGTACAACATGCATCGGTGA
- a CDS encoding Fur family transcriptional regulator, whose product MEDRIDRIKKQLHTAGYKLTPQREATVRVLLEHEEDHLSAEDVYLLVKEKSPEIGLATVYRTLELLTELKIVDKINFGDGVSRYDLRKEGAAHFHHHLVCIECGSVAEIQEDLLEEVEEIVERDWKFKIKDHRLTFHGICYRCQQKHEEEQNKKE is encoded by the coding sequence ATGGAAGATCGAATCGACCGAATTAAGAAGCAATTGCACACCGCTGGCTATAAATTGACACCGCAGCGGGAAGCGACAGTACGTGTCTTGTTAGAGCATGAGGAAGATCATTTAAGCGCAGAAGACGTCTACCTCCTCGTTAAAGAAAAATCTCCAGAAATTGGATTGGCTACTGTATACCGGACGCTCGAGCTGTTAACAGAACTAAAAATTGTCGATAAAATCAACTTTGGGGATGGTGTATCTCGCTACGATCTGCGCAAAGAAGGTGCGGCTCACTTTCACCATCATTTAGTTTGTATTGAATGTGGGTCCGTAGCGGAAATCCAAGAAGATTTATTGGAGGAAGTAGAAGAAATTGTCGAACGGGACTGGAAGTTTAAAATCAAGGACCACCGTCTAACGTTTCATGGAATTTGTTATCGTTGCCAGCAAAAACACGAGGAAGAACAAAATAAAAAAGAATAA
- a CDS encoding endonuclease Q family protein → MRNYYVDLHIHLGRTASFRPVKITGAKTLTLPNILHEAAHVKGLHMIGIIDCHVPEVLDELERGVEEKGWKEYDDGGVAIGSVTLLLGSEIEVYDKHCQGPIHVLAFLPTIKAMRAFSAWLKERVKNISLSSQRMYGTGRELQTVVKQLGGLFVPAHAFTPFKSLYGKGVKKSLTEVFDPDFIDAIELGLSADTKMADQIAELHRYPYLSNSDAHSLRKLAREYQIIRMNAPTFAELKKALRKQEGRMIVANYGLNPKLGKYHQTVCERCFKPVDPRENQCPSCGHHRQIKGVFDRLQELKTGGTPPKRPPYIYQVPLEFIPGLGAKTYEKLLARFGTEMYVLHQATEEELQESIGEKLANLIMLARKGELSIQAGGGGKYGKIASE, encoded by the coding sequence ATGCGTAACTATTACGTCGATTTACATATTCATCTCGGCCGCACTGCTTCTTTCCGGCCGGTAAAAATCACAGGCGCAAAAACATTGACGCTTCCCAATATTTTGCATGAGGCGGCGCATGTCAAAGGATTACATATGATTGGGATCATCGACTGCCATGTTCCGGAAGTGCTTGATGAATTGGAACGGGGAGTGGAAGAAAAAGGATGGAAAGAGTACGATGACGGCGGCGTCGCAATCGGTTCTGTGACATTATTGTTAGGAAGCGAAATTGAAGTGTATGACAAACATTGTCAAGGACCTATTCACGTGCTGGCGTTTTTGCCGACGATAAAAGCGATGCGCGCCTTTTCGGCATGGTTAAAAGAGCGGGTGAAAAACATTTCCCTCAGTTCGCAGCGCATGTACGGAACTGGGCGGGAATTGCAGACGGTCGTAAAACAATTAGGCGGTTTATTTGTGCCAGCGCATGCCTTCACTCCTTTTAAAAGTTTGTATGGCAAAGGGGTGAAAAAAAGCTTAACGGAAGTGTTTGATCCCGATTTCATTGATGCGATAGAGCTAGGATTAAGCGCGGATACAAAAATGGCTGACCAAATTGCCGAGCTGCACCGCTATCCGTACCTTTCCAATTCGGATGCTCATTCACTGCGAAAACTGGCGCGCGAATACCAAATTATCCGCATGAACGCCCCGACGTTTGCCGAATTGAAAAAAGCGTTGCGGAAGCAAGAAGGAAGAATGATTGTCGCCAATTACGGCTTAAATCCGAAACTTGGAAAGTACCATCAGACGGTGTGCGAACGATGTTTCAAACCGGTGGACCCCCGGGAAAACCAATGTCCGTCATGCGGCCATCACCGGCAAATAAAAGGGGTGTTTGACCGCCTTCAAGAGCTGAAAACAGGCGGAACCCCGCCAAAACGGCCGCCATATATTTACCAAGTGCCGCTTGAGTTTATTCCAGGGCTTGGCGCGAAAACATACGAAAAATTACTCGCCCGCTTCGGCACAGAGATGTACGTGCTTCATCAGGCGACGGAAGAAGAATTACAAGAGAGCATCGGGGAAAAGCTTGCCAACCTCATCATGCTTGCGCGCAAAGGAGAGCTTTCGATTCAAGCAGGAGGCGGCGGAAAATACGGAAAAATCGCTTCGGAATAG
- the xerD gene encoding site-specific tyrosine recombinase XerD, giving the protein MEHELKDFLHYLTVERNLAKNTIVSYERDLKKYAHYLRHVEQIQSWNDVSRLHIMQFLKFLKEKGSSPKTIARHIASIRSFHQFLLREKIADQDPSVHIESPQMERTLPKVLSLEEVEALLEAPKTNTPIGIRDKAMIELLYATGMRVSELVNLNLSDVHLTMGFVRCYGKGNKERIVPIGSMALDALKAYLETARPKLINPKKRATDALFLNHYGDRLTRQGFWKILKKLAKEANIEKELTPHTLRHSFATHLLENGADLRAVQELLGHADISTTQIYTHVTKTRLKDVYKQFHPRA; this is encoded by the coding sequence TTGGAACATGAATTGAAAGATTTTCTTCATTATTTGACGGTAGAACGAAATTTGGCGAAAAATACAATTGTTTCTTATGAAAGAGATTTAAAAAAATATGCGCACTATTTGCGCCATGTTGAGCAAATTCAATCATGGAACGACGTGTCGCGCCTCCATATTATGCAATTTTTAAAGTTTTTGAAAGAAAAAGGAAGCTCTCCGAAGACGATCGCGCGCCATATTGCGTCGATTCGCTCGTTTCATCAATTTCTTCTTCGTGAAAAAATAGCGGATCAAGATCCGTCGGTGCATATCGAATCGCCGCAAATGGAGCGGACGTTGCCGAAAGTGCTGTCTCTGGAAGAGGTGGAGGCGCTCTTAGAAGCGCCGAAAACAAATACGCCAATCGGCATTCGTGACAAAGCGATGATAGAATTGTTGTATGCGACGGGAATGCGCGTCAGCGAACTCGTAAATTTAAATCTTTCCGACGTGCATTTGACAATGGGCTTTGTCCGCTGCTACGGAAAAGGAAACAAGGAGCGGATCGTTCCGATCGGCAGCATGGCGCTGGACGCGTTAAAAGCATATCTGGAAACAGCGCGTCCAAAATTAATAAACCCGAAAAAGCGGGCAACCGATGCGCTGTTTTTGAATCATTATGGGGATCGCTTAACGAGGCAAGGGTTTTGGAAGATTTTAAAAAAGCTTGCAAAAGAAGCAAACATCGAAAAAGAACTGACGCCGCACACGCTGCGGCATTCATTTGCCACACATCTGCTCGAAAACGGCGCCGATTTGCGCGCCGTGCAAGAACTGTTAGGCCATGCCGATATTTCGACGACGCAAATTTATACTCATGTTACGAAAACGCGTTTAAAAGATGTATATAAGCAATTTCATCCACGCGCATAG
- a CDS encoding YqkC family protein, producing the protein MNDKLKQIANIAKQKTWVSFLHENDPYSLLHWSIAGIYQEPKDVWLLQNEMTFETKEFATLDEAVAWMDEHMPNITEVL; encoded by the coding sequence GTGAACGATAAGCTTAAACAAATTGCGAACATAGCGAAGCAAAAAACATGGGTGTCGTTTTTGCATGAAAACGATCCATACAGTTTGCTGCATTGGTCGATTGCCGGCATCTATCAAGAGCCAAAGGACGTCTGGCTTTTGCAGAATGAAATGACGTTCGAAACAAAAGAATTTGCCACACTCGATGAAGCGGTAGCGTGGATGGATGAGCACATGCCTAATATTACAGAAGTGTTATAA
- the spoIIM gene encoding stage II sporulation protein M, with protein sequence MRRHPVKSVISVHMREHASVYLFVIVLFLMGVIFGAIVVNSLNFGQKQDLYYYLTQFFGQVSKGNIAGARDMFQQSYFHNLKYVAFMWVLGISVIGLPIIFILLFLKGIVVGFTVGFLVNQMGWQGFLLSFVSVMPQNLIIIPAFLVMGVVSISFSLQMVRNQFMKRGHEPIFPVIMRYTAVMILISISLLVSSSLEAYVSPLLMKQVIEIVGNE encoded by the coding sequence ATGAGAAGACATCCGGTAAAATCAGTGATTTCCGTACATATGCGCGAGCATGCGTCTGTATATTTATTTGTGATTGTGCTATTTTTAATGGGAGTGATTTTTGGCGCGATCGTTGTGAACAGCTTGAATTTCGGCCAAAAACAAGATTTGTACTATTATTTAACGCAATTTTTTGGACAAGTATCGAAAGGAAACATAGCCGGCGCCCGCGATATGTTTCAGCAAAGCTATTTTCATAATTTGAAATATGTCGCTTTTATGTGGGTGCTGGGCATTTCGGTGATAGGGCTGCCGATTATTTTCATTTTGTTGTTTTTAAAAGGAATCGTTGTCGGGTTTACTGTCGGATTTTTAGTAAATCAAATGGGGTGGCAAGGGTTTTTGTTATCTTTTGTGTCCGTGATGCCACAAAATTTAATTATTATTCCAGCTTTTTTGGTTATGGGGGTGGTTTCGATTTCATTTTCGCTGCAAATGGTGCGCAATCAATTTATGAAGCGGGGGCATGAACCAATTTTTCCGGTGATTATGCGCTATACGGCGGTGATGATATTGATTAGCATAAGCTTGCTTGTTTCTTCGTCCCTTGAAGCGTATGTGTCCCCATTATTGATGAAACAAGTCATTGAAATTGTCGGAAATGAATAA
- a CDS encoding YqkE family protein, whose translation MDKRQKHQAKQTDESFMLKDRLNEELFAKLKEKKREWERQEQRRKEEEEARKREERRKREEQKTFAELLNESDLDWRNFK comes from the coding sequence ATGGATAAACGGCAAAAACATCAAGCAAAACAAACGGACGAATCATTTATGTTGAAGGACCGTTTAAATGAGGAGTTGTTTGCTAAGCTGAAAGAGAAGAAACGGGAATGGGAGCGGCAAGAACAGCGGCGGAAAGAGGAAGAAGAAGCACGAAAGCGCGAGGAGCGGCGCAAACGCGAAGAACAAAAAACGTTTGCAGAGCTGTTGAATGAAAGCGACTTGGATTGGCGGAATTTTAAGTGA
- a CDS encoding NUDIX domain-containing protein — protein MEHLVEKTIRKEKIFSGKVVQLYVEDVQLPNGKTSKREVIKHPGAVAIIPITKEGKLVLVRQYRKALERVLVEIPAGKLEKGEEPLATAHRELEEETGYRARSLCHIASFYTSPGFADELIHLYVAEGLTKIENAASLDEDEFVDILEVTLEEALEMFEKREIYDAKTAYALQYLQLRRAMGEEHA, from the coding sequence ATGGAACATTTAGTCGAAAAAACGATTCGCAAAGAAAAAATATTCAGCGGCAAAGTCGTTCAATTATATGTAGAAGATGTGCAGCTGCCAAACGGAAAGACGAGCAAACGGGAAGTGATCAAGCACCCAGGCGCGGTGGCGATTATTCCGATAACAAAGGAAGGGAAACTGGTGCTCGTACGGCAATACCGGAAAGCACTTGAGCGCGTTTTAGTAGAAATTCCGGCAGGTAAGTTGGAAAAAGGGGAAGAACCGCTCGCAACTGCACACCGTGAATTGGAGGAAGAAACAGGCTACCGTGCCCGTTCGCTATGCCACATCGCGTCATTTTACACATCCCCAGGGTTTGCCGATGAACTAATTCATTTATATGTAGCAGAAGGGCTAACAAAAATCGAAAACGCTGCATCGCTCGATGAAGATGAGTTTGTCGACATATTGGAAGTGACGTTGGAGGAGGCGCTTGAAATGTTTGAAAAACGTGAGATTTATGACGCAAAAACGGCATATGCGCTGCAATATTTGCAATTGCGCCGCGCCATGGGAGAAGAACATGCGTAA